The nucleotide sequence CATAGGAAGAAAAACTGCAAACGTCGTATTAAACGAGATCCATCATATTTCGGAAGGATTCGTAGTAGACACTCATGTAAAAAGGGTTTCTAAAAAGTTAGGTCTTACCAAACAAACCGATCCGGTAAAAGTGGAGAAGGACCTAATACAAAATGTACAACCTGAATACTGGATGGATCTGTCCTTGTATTTTATATTTTTAGGAAGAAAATACTGTAAGGCGCATAGGACATTCTGCGAGACATGTATTCTTAGAAAAGAATGTCCTTCTTCCACTTCACCCAAAGATTAGAGAGGCCAAAATGAGCGTAGAAGTCTTTTTAGATGAAAAACTCCAAGGGATGGAATTAAGCACACAACATATAGTCATGTCTAGGGACTTAAACCAACACGGTTTCCTTTTCGGAGGTCAGATGCTTGCCTGGATCGACGAGGGTTGTGCGATGTTCGTCATCGAAAAAATCGGATATTCAAATCTTGTTACGGTAACGATGGATAACGTGATCTTTAAAAGTCCCGGTTTGCTTGGTGAGATCATTCAAATTTTTTCTAAAATAGAAAAAGTAGGAAAAAGTTCCATTACCATTCGAAGTGCCGCCATTGCCAAAAACCAAATGAAAAAAGAGATAAGAGAAATTATAGATTGTAGGGTAACCTACGTCTGTTTGGACGATTCCGGAAAACCGTTCCCTTATTTCAGTCAATTCGATCCGGAAGAATTTTTGAACAAATAAAATGGCTTTCCAATTCCCTGTCTCTCCGGAAAAAGCAAACCTTCTTCTTTCCAGAATGAAAAAGCTGGGCATCCAAGAATCCGATTTGGAAGAAACTTTTGTAAGAAGCGGCGGCAAGGGTGGACAAAACGTAAACAAGGTTTCGACTGCTGTCCGATTAGTGTATAAAAAAACAGGTCTCGAAATTAAATGTTCCATTCATCGCACCCAAGGATTAAACAGATATAAGGCGAGAATCCTTCTCTGCGAAAAATTGGAGGCAGAACTTTTAGAAGCTTCCAAAATAGAAGATCCAAAACTTGCAAAGATCAGAAAGGCCAAAGCCGATAAGGCGAGAAAAGCCAAAAGAAAGGCTGCTTCCAAAACTTTGGCAGGTCTAAAAAGAAAAACCTCTCCAAAAATAGATTGGGGCGAAGAATAGTCCAAGATGCCGGAAGTAGTCAATCATACTCTGATAGTAGAAAAACTCAAAAACCTTACGGGTTCTCCAGGTTGTTATCTCTGGAAAAATTCGGAAGGAGAGGTGATCTATGTAGGCAAGGCCAAAAATCTAGATAAAAGGATCCGTAACTATTTAAAGGAAAAACAGACGGATCTAAAAACCAGATATCTTCAGAGAGAAATTTTCGATCTGGATTGGTTTGCCACCTCGACCGAAAAAGAAGCTTTAATTTTAGAAGCTACACTGATCAAAAAACATAATCCACGTTACAACGTTCGTTTAAAGGACGATAAAAAATATCCGTATATCTGTGTTTCTCTTTCCGAACCGTATCCAATGGTGTTTATCACTCGCAAAATAAAGGATAATGGGGATAGATATTTCGGACCTTATACGGACGTAAGGACCACTCGAGAAATTTTAGACGTGATCCTTCGTATTTTCCCGATCCGAAAAGTCAGACAAAAACTCCCACTTCCTAAACCGAAACGCCCTTGTTTGAATTTCCAAATGGGACGATGCCTAGGGCCCTGCCAAGGAACGGTTCCGGAAGAAGAATATGCAGTTATTGTAAATCAGATCATTCAATTTTTAGAAGGTAAAAAGGAGATCTTAGCAAGCGAGCTCACGAAACGTATGGACGAATATTCCGGAAAACTGGAATTCGAGATCGCAGCCAGATACAGAGACATGCTTGGAAGACTCCAGACTTTCCGGCAAAAACAAACCGTGGTGAGTATGGACGGCGGGGACGAGGATGTGATTGCGTTCGCTCGTAAAGAGGACGAAGGCCAGGTCGTTCTTATGGAAGTTCGGGGCGGACTTCTGGATAATAAAAAATCTTTTCCTCTGCAAGGTGTGCAGAATTCCACGGAAGAGGAAATATTATCCTCCTTCTTCCGGGATTATTATATGGGTGCAGGATTGATCCCTGCCAGTATCGTAGTTCCTTTCGGTTTAAAAGAAGAAGGGGAAACGGTGTTGGACTTCTTACAGGAAAAAACGGGATTTAGACCTAAATTAAGATTTCCTAAAGCAGGAGAGAAAAAATCCCTTTTAAAGATCGCGGAAAAAAATGCGGAACTCGGGCTTACGGAAAGACTTCTCGCAACTCATTATAAGGACCAAACCGTCGCTTTAAAAGAAATACAGGAAATGTTCCAATTGAAGGAACCTCCTCATATTATAGAATGTTATGATATTTCCCATTTCCAGGGATCTTTTCCTGTGGCAAGCGGTGTGATGTTTGTGGAAGGAAAACCTTTCAAACAAGGATATAGAAAGTATAATATTCGAGGATATGAAGGGATTAACGATCCTGGAATGATGCACGAGGTGATTTCCCGAAGACTGCAAAGGATCATTAACGAAGACGGGGTAATGCCCGATCTGATCGTGATTGATGGAGGGCCTACACAGCTCGGGAAAGCCTGCGAGGCTGCTGTGGAAGCAGGTGCAGCGAATCTACCTATGGTAGGGCTTGCCAAAAAAAGAGAAGAGATATATTTCCCGGGAGAAAATTCTCCTTATAGTTTCGACATGAATTCAACTGGGATGAGATTATTACGCCATCTTAGGGACGAGGCTCATAGATTCGGGGTGGAGCATCATCGTTCCCGTAGAAATCGAGAAGCATTGACCGGTCTCATCCGAGAAGTCCCGGACATTGGTTTAAAAAGAAGTAAACTACTTCTACAATCATTTTCCGGGCAGAAAAAGATAGAAGACGCAAATATCGCTGAACTCATGAAAGTCCCTGGTATAGGGGAGGCGCTCGCAGAAAAAATTTATAATTATTTCCAATCTTCTGCT is from Leptospira sp. WS58.C1 and encodes:
- a CDS encoding acyl-CoA thioesterase codes for the protein MSVEVFLDEKLQGMELSTQHIVMSRDLNQHGFLFGGQMLAWIDEGCAMFVIEKIGYSNLVTVTMDNVIFKSPGLLGEIIQIFSKIEKVGKSSITIRSAAIAKNQMKKEIREIIDCRVTYVCLDDSGKPFPYFSQFDPEEFLNK
- a CDS encoding peptide chain release factor family protein — encoded protein: MAFQFPVSPEKANLLLSRMKKLGIQESDLEETFVRSGGKGGQNVNKVSTAVRLVYKKTGLEIKCSIHRTQGLNRYKARILLCEKLEAELLEASKIEDPKLAKIRKAKADKARKAKRKAASKTLAGLKRKTSPKIDWGEE
- the uvrC gene encoding excinuclease ABC subunit UvrC translates to MPEVVNHTLIVEKLKNLTGSPGCYLWKNSEGEVIYVGKAKNLDKRIRNYLKEKQTDLKTRYLQREIFDLDWFATSTEKEALILEATLIKKHNPRYNVRLKDDKKYPYICVSLSEPYPMVFITRKIKDNGDRYFGPYTDVRTTREILDVILRIFPIRKVRQKLPLPKPKRPCLNFQMGRCLGPCQGTVPEEEYAVIVNQIIQFLEGKKEILASELTKRMDEYSGKLEFEIAARYRDMLGRLQTFRQKQTVVSMDGGDEDVIAFARKEDEGQVVLMEVRGGLLDNKKSFPLQGVQNSTEEEILSSFFRDYYMGAGLIPASIVVPFGLKEEGETVLDFLQEKTGFRPKLRFPKAGEKKSLLKIAEKNAELGLTERLLATHYKDQTVALKEIQEMFQLKEPPHIIECYDISHFQGSFPVASGVMFVEGKPFKQGYRKYNIRGYEGINDPGMMHEVISRRLQRIINEDGVMPDLIVIDGGPTQLGKACEAAVEAGAANLPMVGLAKKREEIYFPGENSPYSFDMNSTGMRLLRHLRDEAHRFGVEHHRSRRNREALTGLIREVPDIGLKRSKLLLQSFSGQKKIEDANIAELMKVPGIGEALAEKIYNYFQSSAIRSSDTGADGTIIPENSPTNS